The region CGCGATGGAGCTTATGAACAGACTTCACCTGCTTGGAAATGGAAGCACAGAAGAAGAACTTTCTTGGCTTTGCACCGCAATCAATAGTAAATACAATGAAGGTGACATAGAGAGTATTTACGGATTGCCGGATATTCTGCTCGCAAAAGTCATAGAGCATAATGATGGTAAACTTCTATCGTGCGCGGCAATTATTGCCAAGGCACTCCATTTGCCAGTCTTCGAAGCAAAAAAGGCTATTGAAGCATTAGAGGAATAAATTTATTTTAATTTATTTTCTTTTTTTTATACGCTTATTGGTCTAACAATTTCTTATTCATCAGGGACTTCCTTTTTTATCGTTTTATCTTATCGGGACGAGATTAAGTCTTTCCAGTTCTATACCGACTGTTTTCCAATCTACCGTTCTAAACTCATTCACTAACGCCCGCCTTCACCCCGCCGCCGCTTTATGCGAAAGCGGGCTTTGTTTTCAGAGGGTCTAACCCTCTGAAACCTTCTGAATTTTAAGTGAGGCGGTTTTGCTTTCGCGAAATCGTTTTTTATTCTAAAATGGAAAAATGGAAAATAATTTGAAAGATATAAAAGGGTTGTCTTCCCGGGAAGTTGAGGAAAGATTGAAAACCGATGGTTATAATGAAATACCGGCGCAGGGGAAGCGCGGATTTTTTGCGATATTCGTTGAGGTTTTGAAAGAGCCGATGCTTTTGATTTTGGTGGCCGCGGGAGCGATCTATTTCTTTTTGGGCGAGCCGCGGGACGCATTGATGCTTTCCGTTTTTGTGGTGTTTATCGTGGGGATAACTTTTTACCAGCAGCGCAAAACCGAGCGCGCTTTGGAGTCGTTGCGCGATCTTTCCAGTCCGCGCGCGCTGGTGATTCGCGACGGGGCGCCGCGCCGCATTGCCGGAAGAGAAGTGGTGGTCGGCGATATTTTGGTTTTGCGCGAAGGCGACCGGGTGGCCGCCGATAGCGCGGTTTTGGAGTCGGTAAATCTGATGGTTGACGAGTCGTTGTTGACCGGAGAATCGCTGGCGGTGGCCAAATCAATTTGGGACGGCAAAGAAGATGCCGCGGCGCATCGCCCGGGGGGTGACAGCCAGCCGTTTATTTATTCGGGGACATTGATTACCCGCGGCCACGGCTTGGCGCGGGCGCTGGCGATCGGCGCGGCGACGGAAATGGGCAAGATCGGCAAATCGCTTCAGGGGATTAAAGAAGGGGAAACTCTTTTGAGCAAGGAAACCGGGCGTTTGGCCAGGATATTCGGGATTATCGGATTGTCATTGTGTTTTCTGGCGGTGGTATTCCGATATCTTTCCAGCAATGAACTGCTTCAAAGCATTTTGTATGGCTTGACCATCGGAATGTCGATGTTGCCCGAAGAATTTCCGGTGGTGATGCTGGTGTTTTTGGCGCTGGGCGCGTGGCGTATTTCCAAGCGCAAAGTTTTAACGCGCAACGCGTCCGCGATCGAAGCGCTGGGCGCGGCCAATATTTTGTGCGTTGATAAAACCGGCACATTGACGCTAAACCAAATGCGGTTGCAGCAGTTATCGTCGGGCGTTGCCAACATCGATCTTGCCGAATATGAGAGCGGCGAAAAAGATTTGCCCGACCATTTTAAAAAATTGCTGGAATACGCGATGCTGGCGAGCCAGTCGGACCCTTTTGATCCGCTGGAAAAAGAAATAAAAAGGACGGGAGATTCATTTCTGTTCTCGGTTAATCGTTTGCAAGAATCATGGAAGCTGGTTAAGGAATATCCGTTTGCCGGAAATCTTTTGGCGCTTTCCCATGTTTGGGAGCCGGGTGACGGCGATCGTTATGTGGTGGCGGCCAAGGGCGCGCCTGAATCAATTATCGATCTTTGCCATTTAAGCGCCGCCAAGAAGGCGGCGGTTGAAGAACGGATGAAGCCGCTGCTTGAAAAAGGATTGAGATTGATTGCCGTGGCGGCGGCGAGCGCGGAAAAAACAAAATTGCCGGATTGCGGCCAGCATGATTTTGATTTTGAGTTCGTGGGGTTGCTTGGATTTTGCGATCCGATCCGGCCGTCGGCGGCGCGCGCGATAAAAGAATGTTATGACGCGGGAATCCGCGTGTGTATGATCACCGGAGATTATCCGGGAACGGCGCAGCACGCGGCGCGCGCGGTCGGGCTTAAAAATCCGGATGAATATTTGACCGGCGACGATCTTGGCAGTTTCAGCCATGAACAGTTGCATAAGCGTTTGAAAACAGTGAATATTTTCGCGCGCGTGGCACCCGAACAAAAAATGCTGATCATCAACGCGTTTAAGGAAGGCGGAGTTGTTATCGCGATGACCGGGGACGGCGTGAACGACGCGCCGGCATTGAAATCCGCCAATGTGGGCATTGCCATGGCCGAGCGGGGAACCGATGTGGCGCGCGAAGCCGCGGATTTGGTTTTGTTAAACGATGATTTCGCGTCGATCGTGGCTGCGGTGCGGATGGGCCGGATGGTTTTCGACAACATTAAAAAAGCGATCAGCTATATTTTCGCCGTGCACATTCCAATCGCGGGAATGTCGTTTTTGCCCGTGGCGCTGGGAATGCCGGTGGTTTTTTATCCGGCGCATATCGCGTTTTTGGAATTGGTGATTGATCCGGCGTGTTCGGTGGCGTTTGAAGCCGAACCCGAAGATGAAAATGTAATGAGCCGGCCGCCGCGAAAATTGGACGAGCCGCTGTTCGGCAGAAAAGAGATTTTGAGAAGTTTGATGCAAGGCTTGGGAGTGTTGGCCGCGGTATTTTTGGTTTTTCTTTTCGCCATCTGGTCGGGCCGGAGCGAAGGGCAAACGCGCGCGCTGGCGTTTTTAACCATCGTTATCGCCAATTTGTCATTAATCATTGCCAATCTTTCTTCCGGCAATCCGTTCAAGGTTTTTGCCAATGGCAACAAAGCGTTTCGATTCATATTCCTCGCCACTTTAATCACGCTGACTTTGGTATTGTGCGTTCCGGCGTTGCGAAGCATTTTCCATTTTGATCCGATCGCCGCTTCCGATATTATTCCGGCAATCGCCGCCGGCGTTTTGGGCGCTTTCTGGTTGGCGCCGTTGAAAATATTTTTTAAACGAAAATCTTGATTTTTAGCGTTTAAAATGGTTTAGTAAGGATGAAATGTTTTGTCGGCGCAAAGCCGCGGCAAGACGAGGAGGGTTGGCTGAGTGGCCTATAGCGCTGGTCTTGAAAACCAGTTGGGGGCAACCCCTCGGAGGTTCGAATCCTCCACCCTCCGCCATGACGATGTCAGCCTGTTTGCCTACGACGGATGCCGCGATCCGAATATTTTAGGAAAAATCGCTCTTTGGGCGATTTCTTAGTATAATCAAATTAAATATTTATGGGTAATGTATTAAAAAACAACCCAAAAGCATACTTGCAGATAATAACATTCGCAATCTTGCTTTTTGTTTTTTATAAACTGGGCTTCCCATCGTATTTTATTGTTGGGATGGGGATTTTTATTTTACTGCTCATTTTGTTAAAGGGAAAACTTTTTAATAAGATTGATTCTTTTTTGACCGCCAGATTGCCTTTTCTTTCCAAGCAAAGCCCGCGCGTTAAAAAGCTGATTATCGCGATTGCTTTTGTTATCGCGTATATTTTTTTGAAACAAATCGCCTTTTTTGTTTTGTCGCGGTTCGGGGTTGATGTTCAAAAAATAATAATGGATGGCGTTAATAATAATTGAAAAAGGTAATTGGAAAAATACCATGGCGGATTTTATTAAAACAATTTAGAATACCATCGTAATAAAATATTTATTCACGGCTAGCTTTGATTTTATGAATAAAGAGATTATAACAACAAAAATAGCGATTTTCCGAAAAAAAGAGATACGCAAAATCATTCATAATAACGAGTGGTATTTTTCAGTTTCTGATGTAATCGAGGCATTAACCGATACTGTCGATGTCAGAGATTACATAAAAAAAATGAGAAAGCGTGATGTTAAGTTGGATGATTACTGGGGGACAAATTGTCCCCTGCTTGGAATGATTGCGAAAGATGGCAGAAAAAGGAAAATTACCAGTGCGAATACAGAAGGAATTTTTCGTATTATCCAGTCAATCCCGTCTCCAAAAGCCGAACCATTCAAGCGTTGGCTGGCAAAAGTGGGATATGAAAGAGTGCGGGAAATTGAAGATCCGGAATTGGCAACCAAGAGAACGAGGGCGCTTTATAAACTCAAAGGGTATTCTGAAAGTTGGATAGAAAAACGAATGCGCGGAATTGCCATTCGCGAAGAATTGACGGATGAATGGCAAAAATGCGGCGTAAAAGAGCAAAAAGAATATGAGATTTTGACCGCCGAGATTTCCAAAGCCACTTTCGGCATGACTCCGAGTGAATATAAAAAGCTGAAGGGGCTAAAAAGACAGAATTTACGCGACCACATGAATGATCTGGAATTGATTTTTAATATGCTTGGTGAGCGGGTGACAACAGAAATATCGCAACAAGAAAATCCGGATACTTTTGTAAAAAATAAAAAAGTGGCAAAAAGAGGCGGTGGTATTGCCGGAAATGCCCGCAAACAAACAGAAAGAGAATTGGGCAGGCCGATTATATCAAAAGAAAACTATTTGCAAAAACCAGAAGAAAAGAAAAGGTTGAAATAAGAATCGATGCTTTGCCGAATTTAAATGGTCGCCAATAAATAATGATTTTTGTAAAAAATTAGTTTGCGAACAAGGGAAAATTTAGGTGGCAGGTATCGATTCCAATAAATTTCATTTATAATTCACTTAATAATAAACTTATAAAAAAAGTTGGTTCCGCGAATTGCGAACCCGTTACCGGCAAATCATTGACCTGGCAAATCACCGGAGCGGTGTTTTTATTATTGGCGTATTGTTAATTTACAAAAATATTAAAAAGCAAAAAATATGAACAAACAATATGGATGAAAAAGTAAAACAATACATAGATAAACAAAAATCTCCGCAAAAAGAGATTATTATGGCTGTCCGAAGAATATTTTTTAAAACCTTGAAAAATTGCGGGGAAAAATTTGGTTGGGGTGTAATTGTCCTATGCGGGGGCAAGTTTTATATTGCGGCCATGGAAAGCAGGGTGCATGTCGGTTTTTCCATCCTTGGCTTAGACAAGGAAGAAATTAAATTTTTGGAAGGAGGGGGCAAAACAATGAGACATATTAAAATTCCGGATTTAGCCAGCATTGACGAAGAAAAATTAAAAAAATTAATTAAATTGGTCGATAAAAATGCCAAGTGTGTTGAGTGTTGAAATTATTATTAATATAATTAAACTATGAATAAATTTTGTGGAAGCTGCGGAATGCCATTAACTAAAAAAGAAGATTTTGCGCAAGGAGACGAAAATTCAAATTTTTGCCTGTATTGCGCCAATGCGGACGGTAGCGTTAAAACTTGCAAAGAGATTTTTGAAGGCGGTGTTCAATTTTTTCTGAGTCAAATCGGCGGCGACCGAAAAATGGCGGAAAAAATTACCCGTAAAAATATAAGCGGATTGCCGTATTGGCAGAACAAAGATTGCCCGATTCTTCAGGGAGAAATGGCAACCGATGAAGAATTTGCCGAAGTAATGAAGAAATTGGGGTAAATGGAGGTTTGAATTTTAACCGCCGCGCAATTCGGAATGTTTTAAAGAAAAATCGCTCTTTGGGCGATTTTTTAGTACAATCAAGTTAAATGCGAATATATCCTATAAAAGATAAAGCATTTAACCAATCTAAATGGCGGATTTGATAAATTATAAAAACATTATGAGAAAAATCATTTTGGGAGCGGGGGTTCTGCTGGTTATCGGCGGGGCGGTTTATTTTGCCGGCAATTTGCCAAAATCGGAAAAAGAGCCGGACGCGGCGGCGGATTCGCGGTGCGTTCAAATATGCGATGAGGCAAAATCAATCTGCCCTTCTTTGACGCAATCCGCCGATTGCGCGGCCGAATGCGCCGGTTGGAGCGAGGAAGTGAAAAATAAAGTTGCCGCGGCCGGAACTTGCCAGGATTTATCCGGCATTCCCGAGCTGGTGTCGGTGTTAATTCCGGAAATGAACGCTCCCGAGCCGATAAATCCGAGCAATGATTGCGAGGCGGCGTGCGGCAGTTATGTTTCAAAATGTTTGAGCTTGGTGCCCAATGCCACCCCGGCATTGTTTGAAGAGGGGCAGTCGTCTTGCATGGACGAATGCGCCGGCTGGAACGCGGCAAAAGTGGAATGTATGATTTCCGCTTTTGATTGCGAGGCAATGACTGATGTTTGCGGGTTATAACCAAACTTATGGATAAAAAACTTTTAATCGGTTTGGGAGGGATTGCCGCGGCCGGGCTTATCGGCGGCGGAGTATATTTGGCGAGCAATGAATTTGATTTTCTCAAACAATCGGACGCGGAAGTGGAAGAAGAGCGCCGCCAAACCGCCCAAAAAATCGACAATCTCTATTTTGAAGAATTGAAAAACACGGAGCGATATTCTTTTTGCGTCGGCAAAGAAAAAATCACCGGCACCTACAAAAGCACGATTATGGGCGGCGAGCGAGGCGAGGTGAACTATTCTTCGGATGACATCAGCTTGTTTGACAAAGAGCAGAACAGGATTTATGTCTTGGGGCGGACGATTGATTATCAATATAACGGAGAGGCGCGATATGATGTTGCCCCCGGGGTTGGCACGGTCAAGATCAAAGAAAGCGGGCAAACAACCGAATATTACCAAAAAAACACCGCGCCTCTCCGCTTGGATTATTCGGCCAACACGCTTTTTCCCGCGCCCGAACGCAAACAAAAAGATTGGGTGGCGATTAATACTGATATGTTTGGCGCGGTGATGAGCGCGTCGGGAGAAAGAAATGAGAACGACCGGGGAGACGCCAAAACATTTTGTTTGCCGGTGAATTTGAATTCCCGATTTTTAGCCAGCGGTTTTTCGGCGGATTCCGCCAGGGTCATTTATAACGGCGATTGCGACACTCCGGCAGTCAACGACGGGGTGAGTTTTTCCGGCCGCTATAACTACACTTGCGATTTTATTGATTACGGGCAAGCGTTTGTTTTGATGGAAGATTATCGCGCCAAAGAATCCGCGTCCGCGCGCGCCCAAGACGCGTCTTTGGCGGAACAATTGGAAATGCAAGCCGAAGACGAGGAAAGCCGCCCCTCCGATGAGGAAATGCGCCAACGGCTTGAAGAATTGAAGCGCGAGATGCAAGCCGATGTGTCGGCGCAATAGAAACAAAACAGTAATCATTGGAACCCGTTTATTGAGTTTTGTATTTTAAGGGTCTATCCCCTGCGACTTCTCTTGAGGCTTTTGCGAATGGCGATGTTTATTTTGGATTCATTAGCAATCACAGCCAACTCTGTAAAAAATAAGATTATGTAATGAAACTATATAAAAATTGCGGATTTCGACAAACTATATATAGTTTGTCATTGGACAATTATAACGGGACGGGTTAGCCTTAAATAAAGGTCATAATTTAAAAATAATTAAAATTTAAAAACAAAAATATGAAAGGTTTTTCAATCAATATAGAAGACGCGGCAAAAGAAAATGAAAATTTTCGCAAGGTGCTTTATACCGGCAAATTCAGCCAGCTGGTGGTGATGAACCTAAAACCCGGCGAAGAAATCGGCGCGGAGGTTCACGAAACGCATGATCAATTTTTTCGCTTTGAAAAAGGGGAAGGCAAGGTAATAATTGATGATAACGAATACGCGGTGGAAGATGATTTTGCCGTGATCGTGCCCGCGGGCGCCAATCACAATGTGGTCAACACCGGCGGTGAGGATTTGAAACTCTACACGATTTATTCTCCCGCCGAACATCGCGAAGGAGTGGTTCATGCCACCAAAGAAGAAGCGGTGGCCGACGATGAACACTTTGATGG is a window of Candidatus Nealsonbacteria bacterium DGGOD1a DNA encoding:
- a CDS encoding Bro-N domain-containing protein translates to MNKEIITTKIAIFRKKEIRKIIHNNEWYFSVSDVIEALTDTVDVRDYIKKMRKRDVKLDDYWGTNCPLLGMIAKDGRKRKITSANTEGIFRIIQSIPSPKAEPFKRWLAKVGYERVREIEDPELATKRTRALYKLKGYSESWIEKRMRGIAIREELTDEWQKCGVKEQKEYEILTAEISKATFGMTPSEYKKLKGLKRQNLRDHMNDLELIFNMLGERVTTEISQQENPDTFVKNKKVAKRGGGIAGNARKQTERELGRPIISKENYLQKPEEKKRLK
- a CDS encoding cation-translocating P-type ATPase, producing the protein MENNLKDIKGLSSREVEERLKTDGYNEIPAQGKRGFFAIFVEVLKEPMLLILVAAGAIYFFLGEPRDALMLSVFVVFIVGITFYQQRKTERALESLRDLSSPRALVIRDGAPRRIAGREVVVGDILVLREGDRVAADSAVLESVNLMVDESLLTGESLAVAKSIWDGKEDAAAHRPGGDSQPFIYSGTLITRGHGLARALAIGAATEMGKIGKSLQGIKEGETLLSKETGRLARIFGIIGLSLCFLAVVFRYLSSNELLQSILYGLTIGMSMLPEEFPVVMLVFLALGAWRISKRKVLTRNASAIEALGAANILCVDKTGTLTLNQMRLQQLSSGVANIDLAEYESGEKDLPDHFKKLLEYAMLASQSDPFDPLEKEIKRTGDSFLFSVNRLQESWKLVKEYPFAGNLLALSHVWEPGDGDRYVVAAKGAPESIIDLCHLSAAKKAAVEERMKPLLEKGLRLIAVAAASAEKTKLPDCGQHDFDFEFVGLLGFCDPIRPSAARAIKECYDAGIRVCMITGDYPGTAQHAARAVGLKNPDEYLTGDDLGSFSHEQLHKRLKTVNIFARVAPEQKMLIINAFKEGGVVIAMTGDGVNDAPALKSANVGIAMAERGTDVAREAADLVLLNDDFASIVAAVRMGRMVFDNIKKAISYIFAVHIPIAGMSFLPVALGMPVVFYPAHIAFLELVIDPACSVAFEAEPEDENVMSRPPRKLDEPLFGRKEILRSLMQGLGVLAAVFLVFLFAIWSGRSEGQTRALAFLTIVIANLSLIIANLSSGNPFKVFANGNKAFRFIFLATLITLTLVLCVPALRSIFHFDPIAASDIIPAIAAGVLGAFWLAPLKIFFKRKS
- a CDS encoding DUF1801 domain-containing protein gives rise to the protein MDEKVKQYIDKQKSPQKEIIMAVRRIFFKTLKNCGEKFGWGVIVLCGGKFYIAAMESRVHVGFSILGLDKEEIKFLEGGGKTMRHIKIPDLASIDEEKLKKLIKLVDKNAKCVEC
- a CDS encoding AraC family transcriptional regulator → MNKFCGSCGMPLTKKEDFAQGDENSNFCLYCANADGSVKTCKEIFEGGVQFFLSQIGGDRKMAEKITRKNISGLPYWQNKDCPILQGEMATDEEFAEVMKKLG
- a CDS encoding cupin domain-containing protein, which codes for MKGFSINIEDAAKENENFRKVLYTGKFSQLVVMNLKPGEEIGAEVHETHDQFFRFEKGEGKVIIDDNEYAVEDDFAVIVPAGANHNVVNTGGEDLKLYTIYSPAEHREGVVHATKEEAVADDEHFDGVTTE